One Dehalococcoidia bacterium genomic window, TCGGAGGAGCCGGTAGCAGCGCCTACGAACGCGGCCCCCGCCGTGCGGGTACCGCACGTCATGCCAGCGCCGGCGGTGGCGCCGGCGGCCGCACAGCCGGCCGTGGCCGTGCAGGAGCCGGAGATCGCGCCCGTCTCCCCTGTGGTCTCGACAGCGGCGGCGCCCGCGGAAGGCATCGAAGCCAGCCAGCCCTCCCCTGAAGAGGCCTCGGAGGTCGAAGTCGCGCCCTCGCCTGAGGGCGGGGACGACGAAGAGGAGGAGGTCGACGACATGCTGGCCCTCTTCCGCGAAGTGAAGGTAGTGTCGAGCACGCCGCAGGCGCTTACGGAGGCCCTGGAGGTTGTCTCGGCAGGCGACCTCCTCGCTCAGGCGCGGGAAGTGCGGGACATGCTGCGCAGGGTTGGCTGACGGCGGGCGCGCAGCCAGAGGAAGCCGAGCCCCACCACCTCAGGGCCAAGGTTGGCCCAAAACCACGCCAGGCTGTGCTCCCCGCGGCGCCTCCGTCTCCGGCCACGAAACGGGGCGAGCAATGGCAGGCGGCCGCCGTTCCACAGGTCCCCGGCGAGATGAGAGACGTAACCGAGCGCGAAGCCTCGCCAGGCGCGCTCCGGCAGGACTGGCTTCAGGAGAGCACAAGTCGCCACCAGGCAGGGCAGGCCGTGGGCGACCCAGCGCGAAGGCGTGAGCCGGGCGACCCAACCCAGCGACTTGTCGACGACATCAGGGAAGAGATTGCCAGCGACCGCCGCGGCGGTGTCCGAGTTCGTCGCGTCGGCGAGCGCGACGCTGACGGCTATGTGGCCGAAGAACAGCACGAGCCCACGTTAGCAGGCGCGGCCGCCCGGGCAGAAGCTACTCCCGGGCCGGCTCCGGCACCGGCCGGACGATTGGCGTCTCCCGGACGAAGGTGTGGATAAGGGTCGAAGCGAGGAGAGCAAGGCTTGCCATGACCGCGAGCAGCGCGAACAGGGCGCGGAAGACCCCGACGCCAGGCGCCGCGTCGCCGGCGTTGAGGATGCCGCCGAGCACGCCCGCTCCGACGATGCTGCCGAAGTAACGCATCATCGACATCGTCCCCGAGGCCGCACCCGCGAGCTCGCGGGGCGCCGCCTCGATGGCCGCCGTGCTGGCAGCACCCGTGCCCAGGCCGGAGCCGACGCCCAGGACGGCAAGCGCCGCCGCCAGGTACGCTGTCGACACGTTGGCCGCGATGCCCGATAGGAGCATGCCTGCGGCGACAAGCTGGCACAGGCCGCCAGCCATCGCCGGCAGGCGCCGGCCCCGGGCGTCCGAAAGCCGGCCGCTGACCGGCGCCAGGGCGCTCATGAGGACCGAAAGAGTTCCCACCAGCAGCCCGGCTGTCCCAACACTCCCTCCTTGCACCTCCTTTATGAAAAACGGGACGCACAGGAGGGTCGTGTACATCACGAGGTTGCTGAGCAGGATGTAGCTGGTCGCGCCCGCGTAGGAAGGGCGGCGAAACAGGCGCCACTCGGCCAGTGGCAGCACGCTCGAGGCCTGGCGGTAGACGAACAGCGCCACGAAGGCCACCAACGCCGTGGCCTCGGCGGCGAGCACGACGGGCTCGGTCTGGCCGCGGAGGTCGCCCAGGAGGAGGGTGATGGAAGCAAGGACGCCGGCCAGGAACAAGGCGCCCGGCCAATCGATGTCGGCCCGAGCCGCCGACGGGCGGTCCCTGAAGCCGAGCAGCGCCAGGCAAAGCAACGCCGCACCGACAAGCGGCACGTTCACGAGAAAGAGCGCGCGCCAGGACCCGAGCCCCAGGAGCAGCGCTCCCAGCAGGGGGCCGACGGCGGCGGAGAGGCCGATGGCGGAGCCGGTCAGGCCGCTGGCCTCTCCCAGACGCTGGGTGGGCACTGTCTCGCGCAGCATCGCCGTCCCGTTGGGCAACACCGCGGCCCCGACGAGGGCCTGGGCCGTACGTAATGCCACCAGCATTTCGAACGACGGCGCGACCGCCGCCGCGAGCGAAAACGCCAGGAAAGCGATCAGGCCAAGGCGGAAGACCTTCGCCCGCCCCAGTTGGTCTCCGACCCGCCCGCCCAGCGGCTGGGCCACGGCCATGGCGATGAGATAGGCGGATACGAGCCACGTCACCTCGGCGTGGCCGGCGCCGAAGTCGCCCCGGATGTCCGGCAGGGCCACAGCGATCATGGTGGAGTTCAGGGGCGCAATGATCGTGCCCAGCGAGACAGTCGCCAGGAGCAGGGGATAGCTGAGCCCGGCGGCTGTGCCCGGAGGTCTGGCACTAGGCGGCTGATTCAAGGCCTGGTCCCCCGGGCGCCGCCTTCGCCGGGCCTACCGTCGCGGGGCAGGACACGCGCGGCCGTCTTACG contains:
- a CDS encoding metal-dependent hydrolase translates to MLFFGHIAVSVALADATNSDTAAAVAGNLFPDVVDKSLGWVARLTPSRWVAHGLPCLVATCALLKPVLPERAWRGFALGYVSHLAGDLWNGGRLPLLAPFRGRRRRRRGEHSLAWFWANLGPEVVGLGFLWLRARRQPTLRSMSRTSRA
- a CDS encoding MFS transporter codes for the protein MNQPPSARPPGTAAGLSYPLLLATVSLGTIIAPLNSTMIAVALPDIRGDFGAGHAEVTWLVSAYLIAMAVAQPLGGRVGDQLGRAKVFRLGLIAFLAFSLAAAVAPSFEMLVALRTAQALVGAAVLPNGTAMLRETVPTQRLGEASGLTGSAIGLSAAVGPLLGALLLGLGSWRALFLVNVPLVGAALLCLALLGFRDRPSAARADIDWPGALFLAGVLASITLLLGDLRGQTEPVVLAAEATALVAFVALFVYRQASSVLPLAEWRLFRRPSYAGATSYILLSNLVMYTTLLCVPFFIKEVQGGSVGTAGLLVGTLSVLMSALAPVSGRLSDARGRRLPAMAGGLCQLVAAGMLLSGIAANVSTAYLAAALAVLGVGSGLGTGAASTAAIEAAPRELAGAASGTMSMMRYFGSIVGAGVLGGILNAGDAAPGVGVFRALFALLAVMASLALLASTLIHTFVRETPIVRPVPEPARE